A window from Salinigranum halophilum encodes these proteins:
- a CDS encoding acetate--CoA ligase family protein: MPVDAPDLAPLFDPDSVAVVGASPDSFYAGNLIDNLLDYGFDGPLYPVNPKRDEVWGRTCYDDVDDVPETVDLVVVSVPREYVVDVVRAAGERGVPVALVVAAGFSEADDRGTELESELAATAQDVGIHVVGPNCIGVMSSRGATLTATCSREPQPGAIGLVSQSGALAFTTFFERAADADVHFSHIVSTGNEADLTTSDYVAYLAAEETVDVICAYVEGLTDPERFMRVAEAATRAGTPVLTVKIGQSDVAEAATLSHTGSLTGDDDAWAAAFRQTGVQRVPDIPDLLSQASAHAAYDVPDGDRVAIASTSGGLASLLADLADERGLSLPDIDGETERTLLDMDELLTFGAFHNPADIRGYGAEVLPEIADTLFADDAFDAYVFAIGLSAVDDRAARVAADLEAIVERADDPVFVLWTGRKVPDDPTETPPYERLRGSVPVYEDPGRCLDAVASLVDAVADRDRLAARPGRAELAEGLTAPPVDIPRGRVLTWAESERLLSAFDVSVVETRLVTTPDEAAAAAADLGFPVVLKVDSPALPHRTDIGAVHVGVDSPDSARESFDAIMQAARANAPDENIEGVLVQPMVDDGVEAIVGVSPDEVFGSLVTVGAGGVLVEAVDDATVLVPPFSRADAHEAVEATALADLLENRRGGDALSVDELVDVVVTVGDLAASTDVAELDLNPVLVTEDGPVAVDALVRTRD, from the coding sequence ATGCCAGTCGACGCTCCCGACCTCGCCCCGCTGTTCGACCCCGACTCCGTCGCCGTCGTCGGCGCGAGTCCGGACTCGTTTTACGCCGGCAACCTCATCGACAACCTCCTCGACTACGGCTTCGACGGGCCGTTGTACCCGGTGAACCCGAAGCGCGACGAGGTGTGGGGCCGAACCTGTTACGACGACGTCGACGACGTCCCCGAGACCGTCGACCTCGTCGTGGTCAGCGTCCCCCGCGAGTACGTGGTCGACGTGGTGCGCGCGGCCGGCGAACGCGGTGTCCCCGTCGCCCTCGTCGTCGCCGCGGGGTTCTCCGAGGCGGACGACCGCGGAACGGAACTGGAGTCCGAACTCGCCGCCACTGCACAGGATGTGGGTATCCACGTCGTCGGGCCGAACTGCATCGGCGTGATGTCCTCGCGCGGGGCGACCCTGACCGCGACGTGTTCGCGCGAGCCGCAGCCGGGCGCGATCGGCCTCGTCAGCCAGTCCGGCGCGCTCGCGTTCACCACCTTCTTCGAGCGGGCCGCCGACGCCGACGTCCACTTCAGCCACATCGTCTCGACCGGCAACGAGGCCGACCTCACCACGAGCGACTACGTCGCGTATCTGGCCGCCGAGGAGACGGTCGACGTCATCTGCGCGTACGTCGAGGGGCTGACCGACCCCGAGCGGTTCATGCGCGTCGCCGAGGCCGCGACGCGTGCCGGAACGCCGGTCCTCACCGTCAAGATCGGGCAGAGCGACGTCGCCGAGGCCGCGACGCTGTCGCACACGGGGTCGCTCACCGGCGACGACGACGCCTGGGCGGCCGCGTTCAGACAGACCGGCGTCCAGCGGGTCCCGGACATCCCCGACCTGCTCTCGCAGGCGAGCGCCCACGCGGCGTACGACGTGCCCGACGGCGACCGCGTCGCCATCGCCTCCACGAGCGGCGGACTCGCGAGCCTCCTCGCGGACCTGGCCGACGAGCGCGGCCTCTCGCTCCCGGACATCGACGGCGAGACCGAACGGACCCTGCTCGACATGGACGAACTGCTGACGTTCGGCGCGTTCCACAACCCGGCGGACATCCGCGGCTACGGGGCGGAGGTCCTCCCCGAAATCGCCGATACGCTCTTCGCGGACGACGCGTTCGACGCGTACGTCTTCGCCATCGGCCTCTCTGCGGTCGACGACCGCGCCGCGCGCGTCGCCGCCGACCTCGAGGCCATCGTCGAGCGGGCCGACGACCCGGTGTTCGTCCTCTGGACCGGACGGAAGGTCCCCGACGACCCGACCGAGACCCCGCCGTACGAACGACTCAGAGGTTCGGTCCCGGTGTACGAGGACCCCGGTCGATGTCTGGACGCCGTCGCCTCGCTCGTCGACGCGGTAGCCGACCGCGACCGACTCGCCGCACGACCCGGGCGCGCCGAACTCGCCGAGGGACTCACCGCCCCGCCGGTCGACATCCCGCGCGGCCGCGTCCTCACGTGGGCGGAGAGCGAGCGGTTGCTCTCGGCGTTCGACGTGTCCGTCGTCGAGACGCGGCTGGTGACGACACCCGACGAGGCCGCGGCCGCCGCGGCGGACCTCGGTTTCCCGGTCGTGCTCAAGGTCGACTCGCCGGCGCTCCCCCACCGGACCGACATCGGGGCCGTTCACGTCGGCGTCGACTCCCCCGATTCGGCTCGCGAGTCGTTCGACGCGATTATGCAGGCTGCACGGGCGAACGCTCCCGACGAGAACATCGAAGGCGTCCTCGTCCAGCCGATGGTCGACGACGGCGTCGAGGCCATCGTCGGCGTCTCGCCGGACGAGGTGTTCGGGTCGCTCGTGACCGTCGGGGCCGGCGGGGTGCTCGTCGAGGCCGTCGACGACGCCACGGTGCTGGTGCCGCCGTTCTCGCGGGCCGACGCGCACGAGGCGGTCGAGGCCACGGCGCTCGCCGACCTCCTCGAGAACAGACGTGGCGGCGATGCGCTCTCCGTCGACGAACTCGTCGACGTCGTCGTGACGGTCGGGGACCTGGCCGCATCGACCGACGTCGCCGAACTCGACCTCAACCCGGTGCTCGTCACCGAAGACGGACCGGTCGCCGTCGACGCGCTCGTCCGGACGCGCGACTAA
- a CDS encoding DUF3179 domain-containing (seleno)protein, producing MRRSSPTIPSASPTRRRLLAALAAGAAGGLAGCSTRPPRSSNGEPTPTLTSTPSLDPDRGTFATEGTPVPVTERDQLGEWGLPTTICEAEVVEDTGIRAIVAPAHAADWSGVEVDRKYRMGFEVGDGLTDDSYVIGVTSADGTRARAYPLSVVWWHEIVNDTFDGPLLVTFCPICQSGMVAERRVDGVETTFGVSGQLWQPPQIRAETAKVDGRVFGASATDGEVEARNSGNLVLYDERTRSYWSQFLARAICGEREGDRLRVAASTVASWGTWRTEHPRTDVLLPPPHSTAL from the coding sequence ATGAGACGCTCGTCTCCGACCATCCCCTCGGCGTCGCCAACCCGACGACGGCTCCTGGCAGCACTCGCTGCCGGCGCGGCTGGTGGACTCGCCGGCTGTTCGACCCGTCCGCCGCGCTCGTCGAACGGGGAGCCGACCCCCACGCTCACCTCGACTCCGTCCCTCGACCCCGACCGTGGCACGTTCGCCACGGAGGGGACCCCCGTGCCCGTGACCGAGCGCGACCAGCTCGGCGAGTGGGGGCTGCCGACGACCATCTGCGAGGCGGAGGTCGTCGAAGACACCGGTATCCGGGCGATCGTCGCCCCCGCTCACGCGGCCGACTGGTCCGGGGTCGAGGTCGACCGGAAGTACCGGATGGGGTTCGAGGTCGGCGACGGCCTCACCGACGACAGCTACGTCATCGGCGTGACGAGCGCAGACGGGACGCGAGCACGGGCGTACCCCCTCTCGGTCGTCTGGTGGCATGAAATCGTCAACGACACCTTCGACGGGCCGCTCTTGGTGACGTTCTGCCCCATCTGTCAGTCGGGGATGGTCGCCGAGCGACGCGTCGACGGGGTGGAGACGACCTTCGGCGTCTCTGGGCAGCTCTGGCAACCCCCGCAGATTCGTGCCGAGACGGCGAAGGTCGACGGCCGCGTCTTCGGGGCGAGCGCGACCGACGGTGAGGTCGAGGCGCGCAACTCGGGGAACCTGGTGCTGTACGACGAACGGACGCGGAGCTACTGGAGCCAGTTCCTCGCCCGCGCCATCTGTGGCGAGCGCGAGGGTGACCGCCTGCGTGTCGCGGCCTCGACCGTGGCGAGTTGGGGAACGTGGCGCACCGAGCACCCGAGGACGGACGTCCTCCTGCCACCCCCGCATTCGACCGCTCTGTGA
- a CDS encoding bacteriorhodopsin: MTLASQLMTVQTAPLQATQTEVLRMIQENVSLSASLWVNIALAGLSILLFVWMGRRVESTRARLIWVATLLVPLVSISSYAGLASGLTVGLLTMPAGHALAGQEVLSPWGRYLTWTFSTPMILLALGLLAGTDRSKLFTAITMDIGMCVTGLAAALITSSYLLRWVFYGISCAFFLAVLYVLLVEWARDAAAAGTSEIFGTLKLLTVVLWLGYPILWALGSEGFALLDVATTSWGYSLLDIGAKYLFAFLLLRWVAANERVVDAVSSGASTGVGSATAADD, translated from the coding sequence ATGACACTTGCCAGTCAACTGATGACAGTACAGACCGCCCCGCTTCAGGCGACACAGACGGAGGTGCTCCGGATGATACAGGAGAACGTCTCGCTCAGCGCGTCCCTGTGGGTCAACATCGCCCTCGCGGGACTCTCCATCCTCCTGTTCGTCTGGATGGGCCGCCGGGTCGAGTCGACGCGGGCACGCCTCATCTGGGTGGCGACGCTGCTCGTCCCGCTCGTGTCCATCTCGAGTTACGCCGGCCTCGCGTCGGGACTGACCGTCGGTCTGCTGACGATGCCCGCGGGGCACGCCCTCGCCGGGCAGGAGGTACTCTCCCCGTGGGGTCGCTATCTCACGTGGACCTTCTCGACACCGATGATCCTCCTCGCGCTCGGCCTCCTGGCCGGCACCGACCGGTCGAAGCTGTTCACGGCCATCACGATGGACATCGGCATGTGTGTGACGGGGCTCGCCGCGGCGCTCATCACCTCGTCGTACCTGCTGCGGTGGGTGTTCTACGGCATCAGCTGTGCCTTCTTCCTCGCCGTGCTGTACGTCCTCCTGGTCGAGTGGGCGCGTGACGCTGCCGCCGCCGGAACGAGCGAGATATTCGGGACGCTGAAGCTGCTGACGGTCGTGTTGTGGCTCGGCTACCCCATCCTGTGGGCGCTCGGCAGCGAGGGCTTCGCCCTCCTCGACGTCGCGACCACCTCGTGGGGCTACTCGCTTCTCGACATCGGCGCGAAGTACCTCTTCGCGTTCCTCCTCCTGCGGTGGGTCGCGGCGAACGAGCGCGTCGTCGACGCTGTCTCGTCCGGCGCTTCGACGGGGGTAGGGTCCGCCACGGCCGCCGACGACTGA
- the ddh gene encoding D-2-hydroxyacid dehydrogenase, protein MELERVVVHDSVDVIFEPSVLVAALSDLPVPVESPADPDLGPGDAVVAFGPHPSFLNAAWVHCIRAGYDEFAIDEYADAGVVLTNSTGIHGTAVGETVLGYLLTLARGLHTFRDRQRASEWEREPYGTLFTLDGERVCVVGLGTLGTGIARRAAALGMDVVGVRRSGEPHDHARHVYTPDELTRAVDGARFVVLALPLTAETEGLVSTATFDAMDEQSFLVNVARGAVVDEDALVAALDAEAIAGAALDVFETEPLPPASPLWDDDRVVVTPHTSAMHRRYHEDVATLVRTNVRRLRAGEDLTNRVV, encoded by the coding sequence ATGGAACTCGAGCGCGTCGTCGTCCACGACTCCGTCGACGTCATCTTCGAACCGAGCGTCCTCGTGGCGGCGCTCTCTGACCTGCCCGTCCCCGTCGAATCCCCCGCCGACCCCGACCTCGGCCCCGGCGACGCCGTCGTCGCCTTCGGACCGCATCCATCGTTCCTGAACGCCGCCTGGGTCCACTGCATCCGGGCGGGGTACGACGAGTTCGCCATCGACGAGTACGCCGACGCGGGCGTCGTCCTCACGAACAGCACGGGTATCCACGGGACGGCGGTCGGAGAGACGGTCCTCGGCTATCTGCTCACGCTCGCGCGGGGTCTTCACACCTTCCGCGACCGCCAGCGAGCGAGCGAGTGGGAGCGCGAACCCTACGGCACGCTGTTCACGCTCGACGGCGAGCGGGTCTGTGTCGTCGGCCTCGGCACGCTCGGGACCGGCATCGCCAGACGAGCCGCGGCGCTCGGGATGGACGTCGTCGGCGTCCGTCGGTCCGGCGAACCGCACGACCACGCCCGGCACGTCTACACCCCCGACGAACTGACCCGAGCCGTCGACGGCGCACGGTTCGTCGTGCTCGCGCTCCCGCTGACCGCGGAGACCGAGGGGCTCGTCTCGACGGCGACGTTCGACGCGATGGACGAGCAGAGCTTCCTCGTCAACGTCGCGCGCGGTGCCGTCGTCGACGAGGACGCGCTGGTCGCGGCCCTCGACGCGGAGGCGATTGCGGGCGCTGCACTCGACGTCTTCGAGACGGAGCCCCTTCCACCGGCGTCGCCGCTGTGGGACGACGACCGGGTGGTCGTGACGCCGCACACGAGCGCGATGCACCGCCGGTACCACGAGGACGTCGCGACGCTCGTCCGGACGAACGTGCGACGGCTGCGGGCGGGCGAGGACCTGACCAACCGGGTCGTCTGA
- the engB gene encoding GTP-binding protein EngB, producing the protein MFENRPDRDEVVLVGRSNVGKSTLMRELTGHKVKTGKKPGVTRKPNHFDWAAEKFMFTDLPGFGFMSGVSEARREQIKTDVVQYLEANADRILVGVVVVDGKAVIDIIDRHTEAGEIPHDVEMFHFLEELGIPTVVAVNKMDKVDDRDERLNELCDRLGLYPPWQQWRETVTPISAKRGSVEPFLEALRTHFHDQKRDDLLKFVTS; encoded by the coding sequence ATGTTCGAGAACCGACCCGACCGCGACGAGGTCGTCCTCGTGGGACGGTCGAACGTGGGGAAGTCGACGCTGATGCGAGAACTCACGGGGCACAAGGTGAAGACGGGCAAGAAACCCGGCGTCACCCGCAAGCCCAACCACTTCGACTGGGCCGCCGAGAAGTTCATGTTCACCGACTTGCCCGGCTTCGGCTTCATGTCCGGCGTGAGTGAAGCGCGGAGAGAGCAGATCAAGACGGACGTCGTCCAGTATCTCGAGGCGAACGCCGACCGCATCCTCGTCGGGGTCGTCGTCGTCGACGGCAAGGCGGTCATCGACATCATCGACCGCCACACCGAGGCCGGAGAGATTCCGCACGACGTCGAGATGTTCCACTTCCTCGAAGAGCTCGGGATTCCGACCGTGGTGGCCGTCAACAAGATGGACAAGGTCGACGACCGCGACGAACGGTTGAACGAGCTCTGTGACCGCCTCGGCCTCTACCCGCCGTGGCAGCAGTGGCGCGAGACCGTCACGCCGATCAGCGCAAAGCGCGGCAGCGTCGAGCCGTTCCTCGAGGCGCTCCGCACCCACTTTCACGACCAGAAGCGCGACGACCTCCTGAAGTTCGTCACCTCCTGA
- a CDS encoding Rieske (2Fe-2S) protein: MTRTRLTPVEAVPENGSFLFTVSERDGTEEEVILVRCTPDTPPGGVEEPTVRAWRNACQHETDQRLDRGFGAAVRDGEVVCPKHGSMFDSCTGYCDNGKAAESYLSAVEVEVDDGAVYLTNPEVEYSHDGGLDDDGDDGPSSTSHLSF; the protein is encoded by the coding sequence ATGACACGAACGCGCCTCACACCTGTCGAGGCGGTCCCCGAGAACGGGTCGTTCCTGTTCACCGTCAGCGAGCGCGACGGTACCGAAGAGGAGGTCATCCTGGTCCGGTGTACGCCCGACACACCCCCTGGCGGCGTCGAGGAGCCCACGGTCCGCGCGTGGCGCAACGCCTGCCAGCACGAGACCGACCAGCGCCTCGACCGGGGGTTCGGTGCCGCGGTCAGGGACGGAGAGGTCGTCTGTCCGAAACACGGGTCGATGTTCGACAGCTGCACGGGCTACTGTGACAACGGCAAAGCGGCGGAGTCGTACCTCTCAGCGGTCGAGGTCGAGGTGGACGACGGTGCGGTCTACCTCACGAACCCGGAAGTCGAGTACAGCCACGACGGCGGTCTCGACGATGACGGTGACGACGGGCCGAGTTCGACCTCACACCTGTCCTTTTGA
- a CDS encoding universal stress protein, with translation MYDEVLIPTDGSESAERAAQYATVLAAAYDSTVHVLSVVDERDYDGVEREGADAGKTAAEQQANEAVDAVAALVSRERAGGDRVTTRVTVGVPSEAILAYVDEAAIDLVVMGTHGRTGVERFLIGSVAERVVRHADVPVLTVRAADRLPSWEPIERLLVPTDGSEASFAALSHAFDIAARFDALVEGLAVVDERSKTSVYTVETALEEVVGGLEATAQNATEHLAGRAREHGVDVETSVVDGIPSRTICAHAETSGADLVVLASHGRTGLAHYLLGSVAERVVRNATVPVLTVPAPVRDE, from the coding sequence ATGTACGACGAGGTCCTGATTCCGACGGACGGGAGCGAGTCGGCCGAACGGGCGGCCCAGTACGCGACCGTGCTGGCGGCGGCGTACGACTCCACGGTACACGTCCTGAGTGTCGTCGACGAGCGTGACTACGACGGCGTCGAGCGCGAGGGGGCCGACGCCGGCAAGACGGCCGCCGAACAGCAGGCGAACGAGGCGGTCGACGCCGTCGCGGCGCTCGTCTCGCGCGAGCGAGCGGGGGGCGACCGCGTCACGACGCGAGTGACTGTCGGCGTCCCCTCCGAGGCCATCCTCGCGTACGTCGACGAAGCGGCCATCGACCTCGTCGTCATGGGGACGCACGGGCGGACTGGCGTCGAGCGGTTTCTCATCGGCAGCGTCGCGGAACGGGTGGTCAGACACGCCGACGTGCCGGTCCTGACGGTCCGCGCCGCGGACCGGCTCCCCTCGTGGGAACCTATCGAACGCCTGCTGGTACCGACGGACGGGAGCGAAGCGTCGTTCGCCGCCCTGTCGCACGCGTTCGACATCGCAGCGCGGTTCGACGCGCTCGTGGAGGGGCTCGCCGTCGTGGACGAGCGGTCGAAGACGAGCGTCTACACCGTCGAGACGGCGCTCGAGGAGGTGGTCGGCGGACTGGAGGCGACCGCCCAGAACGCGACGGAACACCTGGCCGGACGGGCGCGGGAGCACGGCGTCGACGTGGAGACGAGCGTCGTCGACGGAATCCCGTCGCGCACCATCTGCGCGCACGCCGAGACGTCGGGTGCGGACCTCGTCGTCCTCGCGAGCCACGGGCGAACCGGCCTCGCGCACTACCTCCTCGGGAGCGTCGCCGAGCGGGTGGTGCGGAACGCGACGGTCCCGGTGTTGACCGTCCCGGCTCCCGTCCGGGACGAGTGA
- a CDS encoding 5-formyltetrahydrofolate cyclo-ligase, which produces MDKQELRERVWDELDASGTARFPFPPHGRIPNFAGAPEAAERLTETDAWQAAEVLKANPDAPQLPVRRAALHAGKRVYMAVPRLKDERPFLELDPDEIAPEDRDAAATLSHVDDYATRVGPDALPDVDLVVSGSVAVTESGVRIGKGEGYSDLEWAVLFELGRVDASTPVVTTVHGRQVVDEADTPTPEAHDVTMDLVVTPERVVETGASGKPTGIDWDLAAERLEEIPLLARLAADD; this is translated from the coding sequence ATGGACAAACAGGAGCTCCGCGAACGCGTCTGGGACGAGCTAGACGCGAGCGGAACGGCCCGTTTCCCCTTCCCACCGCACGGCCGAATCCCCAACTTCGCGGGCGCCCCCGAGGCGGCCGAGCGCCTGACCGAGACCGACGCGTGGCAGGCGGCCGAGGTACTCAAGGCGAACCCGGACGCGCCACAGCTCCCGGTCCGGCGGGCGGCTCTCCACGCGGGCAAGCGGGTGTACATGGCCGTTCCGCGATTGAAAGACGAACGGCCCTTTCTCGAACTCGACCCCGACGAAATCGCCCCCGAAGACCGCGACGCCGCGGCGACACTCTCGCACGTCGACGACTACGCGACGCGAGTCGGCCCCGACGCGCTCCCCGACGTGGACCTCGTGGTGAGCGGGAGCGTCGCCGTCACCGAATCCGGTGTCCGAATCGGGAAGGGCGAGGGGTACTCCGACCTCGAGTGGGCGGTCCTCTTCGAACTCGGACGTGTCGACGCGTCGACGCCGGTGGTCACGACGGTCCACGGGCGGCAGGTGGTCGACGAGGCGGACACCCCCACCCCCGAGGCACACGACGTGACGATGGACCTCGTCGTCACCCCCGAACGGGTGGTCGAAACGGGCGCGAGTGGAAAACCGACCGGTATCGACTGGGACCTCGCGGCCGAGCGGCTCGAGGAGATTCCGCTGTTGGCGCGGCTGGCAGCTGACGATTGA
- a CDS encoding TIGR00341 family protein, translated as MRLVQVTVPAGKRDTVLSTLDDDGVDYVVTDETSGREYTAIVSFPLPTAAVEPVLDDLREAGLERDSFTVVVDAETVISQRFEKLQAEYAETQENGDRISRDELTARARDMAPSLVTFVVMTVISTVVATAGLLVDSPAVVVGSMVIAPLIGPAMATSVGTVVDDEDLFDRGLRLQVLGGVLAVAGAALFAFALRWTGIVPLNASEVFAIGEVRERLSPDVLSLAVALGAGVAGALSLSTGVSSALVGVMIAAALVPPTAVVGIGLAWGRPAAVVGSAVLVLVNFVAINLVALAVLWKQGYRPDRWFKLDEARSATVKRIAVLAVGLLVLSSFLVGVTYSTYRTATFEEDARAAVAAELAESDTTLELLSMDVEYEDFPIRRPTRVVVTVGHPLDATPPPLADSLQRRVRDTARPPPLPALPVETNGNVRVDVRYVPLDESRGS; from the coding sequence GTGCGACTCGTTCAGGTCACGGTCCCCGCCGGCAAGCGCGACACGGTGCTCTCGACGCTCGACGACGACGGCGTCGACTACGTCGTCACCGACGAGACCAGCGGGCGAGAGTACACTGCTATCGTCTCGTTCCCCCTCCCGACGGCGGCCGTCGAACCCGTCCTCGACGACTTGCGGGAGGCAGGGCTCGAACGGGACTCGTTCACCGTCGTGGTCGACGCCGAGACGGTCATCTCACAGCGGTTCGAGAAGCTCCAGGCCGAGTACGCGGAGACCCAGGAGAACGGCGACCGCATCTCGCGGGACGAACTCACCGCCCGGGCGCGGGACATGGCCCCCTCGCTCGTGACGTTCGTCGTCATGACCGTCATCAGCACCGTCGTCGCCACCGCGGGGTTGCTCGTCGACTCCCCCGCCGTCGTGGTCGGGTCGATGGTCATCGCCCCGCTCATCGGCCCCGCGATGGCGACGAGCGTCGGGACCGTCGTCGACGACGAGGACTTGTTCGACCGCGGCCTCCGGCTTCAGGTGCTCGGCGGCGTCCTCGCCGTCGCCGGGGCGGCGCTGTTCGCCTTCGCGTTGCGGTGGACCGGCATCGTCCCGTTGAACGCGAGCGAGGTGTTCGCCATCGGCGAGGTGCGCGAGCGGCTCTCGCCGGACGTGCTCTCGCTCGCCGTCGCGCTCGGAGCCGGCGTGGCCGGGGCACTGTCGCTCTCGACCGGCGTCTCGTCGGCGCTCGTCGGCGTCATGATCGCCGCCGCCCTCGTCCCGCCCACTGCCGTCGTCGGCATCGGTCTCGCCTGGGGGCGACCGGCGGCCGTCGTCGGCTCTGCCGTCCTCGTCCTGGTGAACTTCGTCGCCATCAACCTCGTCGCGCTCGCGGTGCTCTGGAAGCAGGGATACCGCCCCGACCGGTGGTTCAAACTGGACGAGGCGCGGTCGGCGACCGTCAAACGCATCGCCGTCCTCGCCGTGGGACTGCTCGTACTCTCGTCGTTCCTCGTCGGCGTCACCTACTCGACGTACCGGACGGCGACGTTCGAGGAGGACGCCCGTGCGGCGGTGGCGGCCGAACTGGCCGAGAGTGACACGACACTCGAACTGCTCTCGATGGACGTCGAGTACGAGGACTTCCCCATCCGGCGGCCGACGCGGGTGGTCGTCACGGTCGGACACCCACTCGACGCGACGCCGCCGCCGCTGGCCGACAGCCTCCAGCGACGGGTCCGTGACACGGCACGCCCGCCACCGCTTCCCGCGCTCCCCGTCGAAACGAACGGGAACGTCAGAGTCGACGTCCGGTACGTCCCGCTCGACGAGTCACGGGGTAGCTGA
- a CDS encoding SIMPL domain-containing protein, which translates to MRRQALLASIALLVLLAGCLGPLQTTSSPAAATDAEGTTLSTTGTGSVDAEADLAVVSVAVVATADSADAARGQVATDVERMRTALREAGVPDDAVTTASFAVFPEYDYTDGERTERGFRAVHAFRIETEPARAGEVVDVAVGNGASEVQGVSFTLTDETRAALRAQAIERAVAAARTDADAMAETVGLSVTGVETMSTAGGFTPVERFDVAESAADGARTSFEPGPVRVSVTVQVTYRAA; encoded by the coding sequence ATGCGAAGACAGGCACTCCTCGCCAGTATCGCCCTCCTCGTCCTGCTCGCGGGCTGTCTGGGCCCGCTCCAGACCACGTCGAGTCCCGCAGCGGCGACGGACGCGGAGGGGACGACCCTCTCCACGACCGGCACCGGCTCCGTCGACGCCGAGGCCGACCTCGCCGTCGTCTCCGTCGCCGTCGTCGCGACGGCCGACTCGGCCGATGCGGCCCGCGGTCAGGTCGCGACCGACGTCGAGCGGATGCGGACCGCTCTCCGCGAGGCCGGGGTCCCCGACGACGCGGTCACGACGGCGTCGTTCGCGGTGTTCCCCGAGTACGACTACACCGACGGCGAGCGCACCGAGCGCGGCTTCCGCGCCGTCCACGCGTTCCGTATCGAGACCGAACCCGCCCGCGCCGGTGAGGTCGTCGACGTCGCCGTCGGCAACGGAGCGAGTGAGGTCCAGGGCGTGAGCTTCACCCTGACCGACGAGACTCGAGCCGCGCTCCGCGCGCAGGCCATCGAGCGCGCCGTGGCCGCCGCGCGGACCGACGCCGACGCGATGGCTGAGACGGTCGGCCTCTCCGTCACGGGTGTCGAGACGATGTCGACTGCGGGCGGGTTCACTCCCGTCGAACGGTTCGACGTCGCCGAGTCCGCGGCTGACGGTGCCCGGACGAGCTTCGAGCCCGGCCCGGTCCGTGTCTCGGTGACCGTGCAGGTGACCTACCGCGCGGCCTGA
- a CDS encoding NOG1 family protein — MIFESLPTTPRAEELLDKAFSRAARSGRSKSGLEAQESMLVTASNIVSDNLENVVTAWPDFDTVDPFYRELADAVLRQSTFSRETPDGDTAGIDALRGSLSEVTWASRQIREIRSEYQTKLRNADLETGRKHRKQAFARIADILDEIEDDLLRVGAARDALRDLPDVRPDEPAIVVAGYPNVGKSSFVNRVTRASNEIASYPFTTKGVQLGHFERDRIRYQIIDTPGLLDRPEDERNDIEQQAISALEYLADAVLFVVDPSGDCGYPLDSQLELRDAVRDRFATRGVPVLTICNKTDRSRDVDADAYMSVTEDDGVEEVLDLAVGAVDYDPDIPPSRLDG, encoded by the coding sequence ATGATATTCGAGAGCCTCCCGACGACCCCGCGCGCGGAGGAACTCCTCGACAAGGCGTTCTCGCGCGCGGCCCGTTCCGGGCGGTCGAAATCCGGGCTCGAGGCCCAGGAGTCGATGCTCGTCACGGCGTCGAACATCGTCTCCGACAACCTCGAGAACGTGGTGACGGCCTGGCCCGACTTCGACACCGTCGACCCGTTCTACCGGGAACTCGCCGACGCCGTCCTCCGGCAGTCGACCTTCTCCCGAGAGACGCCAGACGGCGACACCGCAGGTATCGACGCGCTCCGCGGCAGCCTCTCCGAGGTGACGTGGGCCTCCCGACAGATTCGCGAAATCCGCTCGGAGTACCAGACCAAGCTCAGAAACGCGGACCTCGAGACGGGTCGAAAGCACCGAAAACAGGCGTTCGCCCGCATCGCGGACATCCTCGACGAGATCGAAGACGACCTCCTGCGGGTCGGCGCGGCCCGTGACGCGCTGAGGGACCTCCCCGACGTCCGGCCCGACGAACCGGCCATCGTGGTCGCCGGCTACCCCAACGTCGGCAAGTCGTCGTTCGTCAACCGCGTCACCCGGGCGTCGAACGAGATCGCCTCCTACCCGTTCACGACCAAAGGAGTCCAGTTGGGCCACTTCGAGCGCGACCGCATCCGCTATCAGATAATCGATACGCCCGGCCTCCTGGACCGTCCCGAGGACGAGCGAAACGACATCGAACAGCAGGCCATCTCCGCGCTCGAGTACCTCGCCGACGCCGTCCTCTTCGTGGTCGACCCCAGCGGTGACTGCGGCTACCCGCTCGACTCACAGCTCGAACTCCGCGACGCGGTCCGGGACCGCTTCGCCACGCGCGGCGTCCCCGTGTTGACTATCTGTAACAAGACCGACCGCTCCCGCGACGTCGACGCCGACGCGTACATGAGCGTCACCGAGGACGACGGTGTCGAGGAAGTGCTCGACCTCGCGGTCGGTGCCGTCGACTACGACCCCGACATCCCCCCGTCTCGACTCGACGGCTGA